Proteins encoded together in one Priestia aryabhattai window:
- a CDS encoding DUF2087 domain-containing protein has protein sequence MQLDKLVNYHKAVGDLTRIRIISLLKKGPLHGQAIAYKLALQPSTITHHISKLRDVGIIYQRRQGNIIYFYLDLERLEYNSKAILRIGDESMENQDNYLQDKDKLSIVKNFINSDGTLKIIPSQRKKKNVILAYLIRDLQHGKTYPEKDLNEYIKRYHEDFATIRRELIMQHFMYRQNGEYELNPKEMWPVIF, from the coding sequence ATGCAACTAGATAAGTTGGTGAATTACCATAAAGCCGTTGGTGACCTTACCAGAATTAGAATTATTTCACTATTAAAAAAAGGACCTCTTCACGGGCAAGCAATTGCTTATAAACTGGCGTTACAACCTTCAACTATTACTCATCATATTTCAAAGCTAAGAGATGTGGGGATCATTTATCAAAGAAGACAAGGGAACATCATCTATTTTTATCTAGATCTTGAAAGGCTTGAATATAACTCAAAAGCTATCTTGAGGATTGGAGATGAATCGATGGAAAATCAAGATAATTATTTACAGGATAAAGACAAATTATCGATTGTTAAAAACTTCATAAATAGTGATGGCACTTTAAAAATCATTCCGAGCCAAAGAAAGAAAAAGAACGTGATATTAGCTTATTTAATACGTGATTTACAGCATGGAAAAACGTATCCAGAAAAAGATTTAAATGAATATATAAAAAGATATCATGAAGATTTTGCAACTATTCGCAGAGAGTTAATTATGCAGCATTTTATGTATAGGCAAAATGGAGAATACGAGTTAAATCCGAAAGAGATGTGGCCCGTTATTTTTTAA
- a CDS encoding MarR family winged helix-turn-helix transcriptional regulator, with translation MSEILREIGMIARALDSISNIEFKEYDLTKGQYLYLVRICENPGIIQEKLAEMIKVDRTTAARAIKKLEMNGFIEKKGDLHNKKNKNLFPTEKGKNVYPFIRRENDYSDRVALEGFTQEEVDTIFKLIQRVRKNIETDWEFVKKGNKRNY, from the coding sequence ATGAGTGAAATTCTGCGGGAAATTGGAATGATAGCAAGAGCATTGGATTCAATTAGCAATATAGAATTTAAAGAATATGACCTGACAAAAGGGCAGTATTTGTATTTAGTACGCATATGTGAAAATCCCGGAATCATTCAGGAAAAGTTAGCTGAAATGATAAAAGTAGATCGAACAACAGCGGCTCGTGCTATAAAAAAGCTTGAAATGAATGGTTTTATTGAAAAGAAAGGAGATCTCCATAATAAAAAAAATAAAAACCTTTTTCCAACTGAAAAAGGGAAGAACGTATATCCGTTTATAAGAAGGGAAAATGATTATTCGGATAGAGTGGCATTAGAAGGTTTTACCCAAGAAGAAGTAGATACCATTTTTAAGCTGATTCAAAGAGTAAGAAAAAATATCGAAACAGACTGGGAGTTTGTCAAAAAAGGAAACAAGAGAAATTATTAA
- a CDS encoding nucleoside hydrolase yields MKKRKIIMDCDPGHDDAIAIILAAARPELDILAITTVSGNAEIEKTTMNALKVCDLISLHNVIVSKGASEPMIRKRENAPSIHGDSGLDGPEFPPLSCSWSNEHGVDTIVRIVKESEDPVTLLPTGPLTNIALALIKAPEIKDNIEEIILMGGGTFGNWTPTAEFNIWADPEAAKKVFDSGIPLVVMGLDITHQAVATDDVINQVMNIDNNAAKKVGELLAFFKSTYKETFGFDGPPVHDVLTVAYCVAPELFTLKEVNIVVETRGEYTAGTTLVDLLGVTGRKPNAKFGLTLDVDGFWNLMLEALKSYSASQCSFRK; encoded by the coding sequence ATGAAAAAAAGAAAGATTATTATGGACTGTGATCCAGGTCATGATGATGCTATTGCGATTATTTTAGCTGCCGCCCGACCAGAATTAGATATTTTAGCGATTACAACTGTTTCAGGAAACGCAGAAATTGAAAAAACGACGATGAATGCTTTAAAGGTGTGTGATTTGATATCGTTACATAACGTGATTGTCTCAAAAGGAGCAAGCGAACCAATGATTCGCAAGCGTGAAAACGCGCCTAGCATACACGGTGACTCAGGGTTAGATGGCCCCGAGTTCCCTCCTCTGTCTTGCAGCTGGAGTAATGAACATGGAGTAGATACCATTGTGAGAATCGTAAAAGAGTCAGAAGATCCCGTTACGCTTTTGCCTACCGGTCCTTTAACAAACATTGCCTTAGCTTTAATAAAAGCTCCAGAAATTAAAGATAACATTGAAGAGATTATCCTTATGGGCGGTGGAACATTCGGGAACTGGACGCCAACGGCCGAGTTTAATATTTGGGCAGATCCAGAAGCGGCTAAAAAAGTGTTTGATAGCGGCATTCCACTGGTAGTAATGGGGTTAGATATTACGCATCAAGCCGTTGCAACAGATGATGTTATTAACCAAGTGATGAACATTGATAATAACGCAGCAAAAAAGGTCGGTGAACTATTAGCATTTTTTAAATCTACCTATAAAGAAACATTTGGCTTTGATGGCCCTCCCGTTCACGATGTATTGACCGTTGCTTATTGTGTGGCTCCAGAACTATTTACGCTAAAAGAAGTTAATATTGTAGTAGAAACACGCGGAGAATACACCGCTGGAACGACTTTAGTTGATTTGCTTGGAGTGACAGGAAGGAAACCCAATGCGAAATTTGGTTTAACCCTTGATGTAGACGGGTTTTGGAATCTAATGCTAGAAGCTCTTAAATCATATTCAGCTTCGCAGTGTTCATTTAGAAAATAG
- a CDS encoding YczE/YyaS/YitT family protein yields MKYVVYAGGILLLTLGIALTIQSNLGASPFDALLVGLSLNVGLSVGSWEIILACILICGNSLLSRQKPEVLGLLTAFITGLGIDIWLFLLQNWAPFEMWYSKVCCFGIGLIIIGVGTSAYLHTNFAPIPIDRLTLIIQKLAKTNLFLSRTFIYLTFLLAAMILNGPIGVGTLLTVFLGGVLLNFFMPITKKAVDCILTNPRASQNHTKDHKRSIT; encoded by the coding sequence GTGAAGTATGTTGTTTATGCAGGAGGAATTTTACTATTAACTCTTGGAATTGCTTTAACGATACAATCCAACCTAGGGGCTTCACCTTTTGATGCACTTTTAGTGGGACTATCACTAAACGTAGGTCTTAGCGTTGGAAGCTGGGAAATCATACTTGCCTGTATTTTAATTTGTGGTAATTCCCTTTTAAGCAGACAAAAGCCAGAAGTACTGGGATTGTTGACCGCATTCATAACGGGTCTTGGTATCGATATATGGCTTTTTTTATTACAGAATTGGGCTCCCTTTGAAATGTGGTACAGCAAAGTATGTTGTTTTGGAATCGGTTTAATTATTATAGGAGTCGGAACCTCAGCCTATTTACATACAAATTTTGCACCCATTCCGATTGACCGCTTAACATTAATCATACAAAAACTAGCTAAAACAAATTTATTTCTCTCAAGAACATTTATTTACCTCACATTCTTACTAGCTGCAATGATTTTAAACGGACCAATTGGTGTTGGAACGTTATTAACTGTGTTTTTAGGCGGCGTGCTGCTTAATTTCTTTATGCCGATCACTAAAAAAGCAGTAGACTGCATATTAACCAACCCTCGTGCCTCACAAAATCATACTAAAGATCATAAACGTTCCATTACATAA
- a CDS encoding DUF6980 family protein, translating into MKKHCCDYMDYHVNFTCDIHSDPFECPDNLILFDKTNKEYSLIIHDGGSSIIGISFCPWCGTKL; encoded by the coding sequence ATGAAAAAGCATTGCTGCGATTATATGGATTACCATGTGAACTTTACGTGTGATATTCATAGCGATCCATTTGAGTGTCCAGATAACCTTATCTTATTTGATAAAACGAACAAGGAATACAGTTTAATTATCCATGATGGTGGTTCATCAATTATCGGAATTTCATTTTGTCCATGGTGTGGTACGAAACTATAA
- a CDS encoding MFS transporter produces the protein MNKQESSYRWVVFGTALLAYYLIVSQRTAPGLITEQLMKDFHVSASVIGLMTSIQFLAYAGLQIPIGLLSDRYGPNRFLIIGSLLTGIGSLIYSTAPNEYVLIFSRLLVGTGDSMIFVNLVLILSQWFKGNEFVKLLGLIGLVGSVGSLSATVPLSMWISFSGWRIPFLSIGLVLMAVSYLLYFVLVIKPKRLFQDNAKANKSSAKIQESVWAILRRMMTTRQAWATFLCHFGVVGTYIGFIGSWGVPYGMNVFHLSRADASQLIMYGLFGAMIGGPLISWVTSRLSSIKKIYSLVHLIVVLSWAGLLVSGVKPSFILVVILLFIIGFGNGASALTFAVVRQSFSVKEVGVVSGFANMGGFLSAVLLPSIFGNVLDLFPERSLHVGYHYAFIIPILFSMMGLLGVLLIKEKGKKEHKVLNAS, from the coding sequence ATGAACAAACAGGAAAGTAGTTACAGATGGGTTGTTTTTGGAACCGCTTTACTAGCATATTATTTGATTGTCAGTCAAAGAACAGCCCCTGGACTTATTACCGAGCAGTTAATGAAAGATTTTCACGTTTCAGCATCTGTTATAGGATTAATGACTAGTATACAATTTTTAGCATATGCAGGTCTTCAGATTCCTATTGGCTTACTTTCTGACCGGTATGGTCCGAATCGATTTCTTATCATAGGATCGCTTTTAACTGGAATAGGAAGTCTCATCTACAGCACGGCTCCTAATGAATATGTGTTAATTTTCTCTCGGCTGCTAGTCGGTACGGGAGACTCAATGATTTTTGTTAATTTAGTGTTGATCTTAAGTCAGTGGTTTAAGGGAAATGAATTTGTAAAGCTATTAGGTTTAATTGGGTTAGTAGGAAGTGTAGGTTCATTATCTGCTACCGTGCCTTTATCTATGTGGATTTCATTTTCAGGCTGGAGAATTCCTTTTCTTAGCATAGGTCTAGTTTTAATGGCGGTATCCTACCTGCTTTATTTCGTTTTAGTAATAAAACCTAAACGATTATTTCAAGATAATGCTAAAGCAAATAAGTCCTCTGCTAAGATTCAAGAAAGTGTATGGGCGATCCTAAGGAGGATGATGACAACTCGTCAAGCATGGGCAACATTTCTTTGTCATTTTGGTGTAGTCGGTACATATATCGGTTTTATTGGCTCCTGGGGAGTTCCTTATGGAATGAATGTATTTCATTTATCTCGAGCCGATGCAAGTCAGCTTATTATGTATGGTTTGTTTGGCGCTATGATTGGTGGACCTCTAATCAGCTGGGTGACAAGTAGATTAAGCTCCATTAAAAAAATCTATTCACTTGTTCACCTTATTGTGGTACTTAGCTGGGCTGGATTACTAGTATCGGGCGTGAAACCCTCATTCATTCTCGTAGTTATTTTACTTTTTATCATCGGCTTTGGAAACGGCGCAAGCGCTTTGACATTTGCTGTAGTACGCCAATCTTTTTCAGTAAAAGAAGTAGGGGTTGTATCAGGTTTTGCCAATATGGGAGGCTTTTTAAGCGCTGTATTATTACCTAGTATTTTCGGAAATGTCCTAGATTTATTCCCTGAGCGTTCTCTGCACGTCGGGTATCACTATGCTTTTATAATTCCAATTTTGTTTTCAATGATGGGGTTGTTAGGTGTCTTACTAATTAAAGAAAAGGGAAAAAAGGAGCATAAGGTGCTGAATGCTTCTTAA
- a CDS encoding DUF5634 family protein — protein MEYVKREAIISELTHHMDDILSKYNLQGVSVYEEEGEGNHYYLGYTAKKNDHVFMINRPYLKDKEGKLAVEKQEWTVQGNEGETNGYPSLEDAFQKIDEIIH, from the coding sequence GTGGAATATGTAAAAAGAGAAGCGATTATAAGTGAACTGACCCATCATATGGATGATATTTTAAGCAAATATAACCTTCAAGGCGTCTCCGTATATGAAGAAGAAGGAGAAGGTAATCACTATTATCTTGGCTACACAGCAAAAAAGAATGACCATGTGTTTATGATTAACAGACCTTATTTAAAAGATAAAGAGGGGAAACTAGCAGTAGAAAAGCAAGAATGGACCGTTCAAGGTAACGAAGGAGAAACAAATGGATATCCTTCACTTGAAGATGCATTTCAAAAAATTGATGAAATCATACATTAA
- a CDS encoding type 1 glutamine amidotransferase domain-containing protein: MTGNSKILMVVTKGHTMENGELAGIWLTEFSEAYLEFQKKGYEVVVASPKGGTSPVDPNSLTDDVTDEDKEAGKLLENTKSLADISSKDFAGMFVPGGHGTMLDFPDDTNLQRLLTEFAEDDKLIAAVCHGPVALVGGKLKNGEPIVKGKRITAFTDSEEKDTTLDKYMPFLLETKLRELGAEFITKDNWTDHIEVDGKLLTGQNPQSTISLAKEFVRALNA; the protein is encoded by the coding sequence ATGACAGGGAATTCAAAAATTTTGATGGTTGTTACAAAAGGACATACGATGGAAAACGGAGAGCTTGCTGGCATTTGGCTTACAGAATTCTCCGAAGCATATTTAGAATTTCAGAAAAAAGGATATGAAGTAGTCGTAGCAAGTCCAAAAGGAGGAACATCACCAGTGGATCCTAACAGCTTAACAGATGACGTGACGGACGAAGACAAAGAAGCAGGAAAGCTTTTAGAGAACACAAAATCATTAGCTGATATAAGCTCAAAAGATTTTGCCGGTATGTTTGTACCTGGAGGACATGGAACGATGCTTGATTTTCCAGACGATACGAACTTACAGCGTTTGCTAACAGAATTTGCTGAAGATGATAAACTGATTGCAGCGGTATGCCACGGACCAGTAGCTCTTGTAGGCGGAAAACTAAAAAATGGTGAGCCAATTGTAAAAGGAAAGCGTATTACAGCGTTTACTGATTCAGAAGAGAAAGATACAACGTTAGATAAATACATGCCGTTTCTTCTCGAAACAAAGCTTCGTGAGTTAGGAGCTGAATTTATTACAAAAGATAATTGGACAGATCATATTGAAGTAGATGGAAAGCTGTTAACAGGACAAAATCCACAGTCTACAATTAGCCTAGCAAAAGAATTTGTGCGTGCTTTAAACGCGTAA
- the map gene encoding type I methionyl aminopeptidase: MIIGNEQDLESLRKIGRIVALAREEMKNQAKAGMTTKELDMIGKKILDEHGATSAPEKEYNFPGVTCISVNEEVAHGIPGDRVLQDGDLVNVDVSAVLDGYYSDTGISFVIGQDEEKEKLCQAAVDAFWAAMKKVKAGSKQNQIGRAVSNFAHQNGYAVIENLTGHGVGRSLHDAPNHILNYYDPMDKALLKKGLVIAVEPFISMKADHIIERGDDGWTFVTPDNSLVAQCEHTIVVTNGEPIILTEL, encoded by the coding sequence ATGATTATTGGTAACGAACAAGATTTAGAAAGTTTACGTAAAATTGGACGCATCGTTGCACTTGCACGCGAAGAGATGAAAAACCAAGCAAAAGCTGGTATGACAACGAAAGAGCTTGATATGATCGGTAAAAAAATATTGGATGAACACGGTGCTACTTCTGCACCTGAAAAAGAATATAATTTCCCAGGTGTAACGTGCATTAGTGTAAACGAAGAAGTGGCTCACGGTATTCCGGGAGATCGAGTATTACAAGATGGCGATTTAGTAAATGTGGATGTATCTGCCGTACTTGATGGCTATTATTCAGATACGGGCATTTCATTTGTCATTGGGCAAGACGAAGAAAAAGAAAAGCTGTGCCAAGCTGCAGTTGATGCATTTTGGGCAGCCATGAAAAAAGTAAAAGCCGGTTCAAAACAAAACCAGATTGGTCGTGCTGTATCTAACTTTGCACACCAAAACGGATATGCTGTTATTGAAAACTTAACGGGTCATGGTGTTGGCCGCAGCTTGCATGACGCTCCTAACCACATTTTAAACTATTATGATCCAATGGATAAAGCACTTTTGAAAAAAGGCCTTGTTATTGCTGTAGAGCCATTTATCTCTATGAAAGCTGATCATATCATTGAACGCGGAGACGACGGCTGGACATTTGTTACGCCGGATAATAGTCTTGTGGCGCAATGTGAACATACGATCGTTGTAACAAACGGTGAACCGATTATTTTAACGGAACTATAA
- a CDS encoding YbaK/EbsC family protein, translated as MAIERVKAYFKQYGMENRIIEMDESSATVDLAAQALKCEPQRIAKSLSFNAEGTVLLIVAAGDAKIDNRKYKEEFGTKAKMLGASEVEALIGHAVGGVCPFAVNEGVNVYLDESLKRFITVFPACGSGNSAIELTIPELEEFSKCLKWVDVCKGWNE; from the coding sequence ATGGCGATTGAAAGAGTAAAAGCATATTTCAAACAATATGGTATGGAGAATCGAATTATCGAAATGGATGAGTCCAGTGCTACTGTAGACCTGGCAGCGCAAGCTTTAAAATGTGAGCCGCAAAGAATCGCAAAAAGCCTTTCTTTTAACGCAGAAGGAACCGTTTTATTGATTGTGGCAGCAGGAGATGCGAAAATTGATAACCGAAAATATAAAGAAGAATTTGGAACCAAAGCAAAAATGCTTGGAGCAAGTGAAGTAGAAGCTCTGATTGGTCATGCAGTAGGCGGAGTATGTCCGTTTGCCGTTAATGAAGGTGTTAACGTGTATCTAGACGAATCTCTGAAACGTTTTATCACCGTTTTCCCTGCCTGTGGAAGCGGAAATAGTGCGATCGAATTAACGATACCCGAACTAGAAGAATTTTCAAAATGCTTAAAATGGGTTGATGTGTGCAAAGGATGGAACGAATAA
- a CDS encoding aldo/keto reductase: protein MNIVTLNNGLKMPQLGFGVWQVEDNQAASAVSKAIEVGYTSIDTAMIYKNEEGVGQAIKESSIPREKLFITTKVWNSDQGYENTLRAFDESLERLGLDYVDLYLIHWPTPQYDEYVETYKALEKLYHDGKVKAIGVCNFEIEHLERLLIECDVTPVLNQIECHPYLAQNELKEFCAKHNIFVEAWSPLDQGGEVLKDEVIQKIAEVHSKTPAQVVLRWHLQNNTIVIPKSVTPSRIEENFNVFDFELTADDMADINGLNRNRRKGPHPSDMNVR from the coding sequence ATGAATATTGTTACATTAAACAACGGTTTAAAAATGCCTCAGCTTGGATTTGGCGTATGGCAAGTAGAAGATAACCAAGCAGCATCTGCAGTGTCAAAAGCAATTGAAGTTGGGTATACCTCTATTGACACAGCCATGATTTATAAAAACGAAGAAGGAGTAGGTCAAGCAATTAAAGAATCTTCTATTCCTCGAGAAAAACTGTTTATTACGACAAAAGTTTGGAACAGCGACCAAGGCTATGAAAATACGCTACGTGCGTTTGATGAAAGCTTAGAACGATTAGGACTTGATTATGTAGATTTATATTTGATTCACTGGCCTACGCCTCAATATGATGAGTATGTGGAGACGTATAAAGCACTGGAAAAGCTTTACCACGATGGAAAAGTAAAGGCAATTGGCGTCTGCAACTTTGAAATTGAGCATCTGGAGCGCTTGTTAATTGAATGTGATGTAACGCCTGTTTTAAACCAAATTGAGTGCCATCCGTATCTTGCTCAAAATGAATTAAAAGAGTTTTGCGCTAAACATAATATTTTCGTGGAAGCATGGAGTCCTCTTGATCAAGGAGGAGAAGTGTTAAAAGACGAGGTCATTCAAAAAATTGCTGAAGTACATAGCAAAACTCCGGCTCAAGTTGTACTGCGCTGGCACTTACAGAACAACACAATTGTCATTCCTAAGTCTGTAACGCCATCTAGAATAGAAGAAAACTTTAACGTATTTGATTTTGAACTTACTGCTGATGATATGGCAGATATTAATGGATTAAACCGAAATCGCCGCAAAGGTCCGCATCCAAGTGATATGAACGTCCGATAA
- the hutH gene encoding histidine ammonia-lyase, whose product MFIQIDGNSLTFDQIYKVIYQGYSVKISDYAVEHIQKSRTLVEESMTNNSVIYGVNTGFGKFSDTVISKTDLADLQINLIRSHACGLGEPFPLDISRVMLLLRANALAKGYSGIRLETLQLLIDCLNQNVVPVIPSQGSLGASGDLAPLSHLALLLVGEGEAVYNGQRMQGEEALKLAGLEPIQLQAKEGLALINGTQAMTAVGIVSYFEAQKLANLADRIAALTLEGLQGIVEAFMPESHSVRPYPEQQQVAARILSYLEGSQLTTSQGQIRVQNAYSLRCIPQVHGAIYQVLNYVKEKLLIEINSATDNPLIFADSGKVISGGNFHGQPIAFAMGFLGIAMAELGNISERRIERIVNPQLSGLPAFLSADPGLESGLMIAQYAAASLVSESKVLAHPSSVDFIPSSANQEDHVSMGTTAARHAYQIIQNTRRVLSIEAICASQAADIQGVDKLGSETKKIYSRIRKNVPTITKDRIFSRDIEALAADFKTFVQDTNHELAL is encoded by the coding sequence ATGTTTATTCAAATCGATGGAAATTCATTAACGTTCGACCAAATTTACAAAGTTATTTACCAAGGATACTCCGTGAAAATTAGCGATTATGCAGTTGAACATATACAAAAAAGCAGAACATTAGTTGAAGAGAGCATGACGAACAACAGCGTAATTTACGGAGTCAATACGGGATTTGGAAAGTTTAGCGATACGGTTATTTCAAAAACAGACTTAGCTGATTTGCAAATTAACCTGATTCGCAGTCATGCCTGCGGACTGGGAGAACCATTCCCTTTAGATATAAGCAGAGTCATGCTGCTTTTACGAGCGAATGCATTAGCGAAAGGGTATTCTGGCATACGTCTGGAAACCTTGCAGCTGCTTATTGATTGCTTAAACCAAAATGTAGTACCGGTTATCCCAAGTCAAGGTTCACTTGGAGCTAGCGGTGACTTAGCTCCATTATCACACCTAGCGCTGCTGTTAGTTGGAGAAGGAGAAGCTGTATATAATGGTCAGCGAATGCAAGGAGAAGAAGCTTTAAAGCTAGCGGGGCTTGAACCAATACAATTACAAGCGAAAGAAGGGCTAGCTTTAATTAACGGCACTCAGGCAATGACCGCTGTAGGAATAGTTTCGTACTTTGAAGCTCAAAAGTTAGCTAATCTTGCTGATAGAATTGCAGCTTTAACATTAGAAGGCCTCCAAGGCATTGTAGAAGCATTCATGCCTGAGTCTCATTCGGTAAGACCTTATCCCGAACAACAGCAGGTAGCTGCACGAATTCTTTCATACTTAGAAGGCAGTCAATTAACTACTTCTCAAGGTCAAATAAGAGTGCAAAATGCTTATTCACTCCGCTGCATTCCTCAAGTTCATGGTGCTATTTATCAAGTTTTAAATTATGTAAAGGAAAAACTGTTAATTGAAATTAATTCAGCAACTGATAACCCACTCATCTTTGCCGATAGCGGAAAAGTGATTTCTGGAGGGAACTTCCACGGACAGCCCATTGCGTTTGCTATGGGTTTTCTAGGAATTGCAATGGCGGAGCTTGGGAACATTTCTGAACGGCGCATCGAACGAATAGTGAACCCTCAGCTTAGTGGGCTGCCAGCATTTTTAAGTGCAGATCCAGGTTTGGAATCCGGGCTTATGATCGCTCAATACGCTGCTGCTTCATTAGTTTCCGAAAGTAAAGTGTTAGCGCATCCATCAAGTGTCGATTTCATCCCATCTTCAGCGAATCAAGAAGATCATGTCAGCATGGGAACGACTGCTGCACGTCACGCTTATCAAATTATCCAAAACACACGAAGAGTTCTATCGATTGAAGCAATTTGTGCATCTCAGGCAGCCGATATTCAAGGGGTGGATAAACTCGGTTCAGAAACGAAAAAAATTTATTCAAGAATTAGAAAAAACGTACCGACCATTACTAAAGATAGAATTTTCTCACGTGATATTGAGGCGTTAGCAGCTGATTTCAAAACTTTTGTGCAAGATACTAATCATGAACTAGCGCTTTAA
- a CDS encoding GNAT family N-acetyltransferase translates to MTMHIKKCTLEDIEDLQEISYKTFYETFKDQNSQENMNAYLEKAFTVEQLEEELSNTSSRFFFIYFNHEIAGYLKVNTDDAQSEEMGEEALEIERIYISNNFQKQGLGKHLFNKALEIATNLNKKRIWLGVWEKNKNAIDFYRKQGFVQTGSHSFYMGDEEQIDFIMVKTLL, encoded by the coding sequence ATGACGATGCATATAAAAAAGTGTACTCTTGAAGATATAGAAGATCTTCAAGAAATAAGTTATAAAACATTTTATGAGACATTTAAAGATCAGAATTCACAAGAAAATATGAATGCTTATTTGGAAAAAGCATTTACAGTCGAACAGTTAGAAGAAGAACTGTCAAATACTTCCTCTCGATTCTTCTTTATTTATTTTAATCATGAAATTGCAGGCTATTTAAAGGTCAATACAGATGACGCACAGTCTGAAGAGATGGGGGAGGAAGCGCTTGAAATTGAAAGAATTTATATAAGTAACAACTTTCAAAAACAGGGGCTTGGTAAACATCTATTCAATAAAGCGTTAGAGATAGCAACGAATCTTAATAAAAAGAGAATTTGGTTAGGTGTATGGGAAAAAAATAAAAATGCGATTGATTTTTATAGGAAACAGGGGTTTGTTCAAACTGGATCTCACTCTTTTTATATGGGAGATGAAGAACAGATAGACTTCATCATGGTTAAAACACTTCTATAA
- a CDS encoding MFS transporter gives MVIGGIAADKYRRSRIIFLSLFTRFLILLLMAMFYINHALSFSALFVFALLFGASDAFFWSARDSIVPSIVPKDQLTRANSVIQTTNQLSVMLGPALAAALLSLFSYSTIFLIIAFTLLLSTFLLHFIKEQKTLNPQKTSLLKDLGEGIHYVKSSAFLLTVIGTFIVVNFFFIGPLVLSIPILAESRFKGNAFYLSALQSSFASGMLLEAAIMAWLNVKRNRGKLAILFIFSEGMLLTALGQAINLWLAAVMLFVIGCCVSGINISIVSLIQEKTPQAIIGRVMSINTMVSTRLIPLSYGLVSILLSMNIGVNFILLGAGTVVVLFSLLLTLKASALKNL, from the coding sequence ATGGTTATAGGCGGGATAGCCGCAGATAAATACCGACGATCTAGAATTATATTTTTATCTTTATTCACAAGGTTTTTGATACTACTTTTGATGGCTATGTTCTATATAAATCATGCATTATCTTTTTCTGCATTATTTGTATTTGCGTTATTATTTGGAGCATCTGACGCCTTTTTTTGGTCAGCTAGAGATTCGATTGTACCAAGCATTGTTCCCAAAGACCAGCTAACTAGAGCAAATTCAGTCATACAAACAACGAATCAACTTTCTGTTATGCTTGGACCAGCTTTAGCTGCTGCTCTTCTTTCACTTTTTTCATACTCAACTATCTTTCTAATCATTGCCTTTACGCTTCTATTAAGTACATTTTTGTTACATTTTATTAAAGAACAAAAGACATTAAATCCTCAAAAAACATCCCTTTTAAAGGATTTAGGTGAAGGAATTCATTATGTTAAGAGTTCAGCATTTCTTCTTACTGTGATAGGAACATTTATCGTTGTGAATTTTTTCTTTATTGGCCCGCTTGTATTAAGTATTCCTATTCTGGCAGAGAGTCGTTTTAAAGGAAATGCCTTTTACTTGAGTGCTTTACAAAGTTCTTTTGCTAGTGGAATGCTGTTAGAAGCTGCCATTATGGCCTGGTTAAATGTGAAAAGGAACAGAGGAAAACTTGCCATTCTTTTTATTTTCTCAGAAGGGATGCTGCTTACGGCATTGGGCCAGGCAATAAATCTATGGCTAGCTGCTGTTATGTTGTTTGTAATTGGATGTTGTGTATCAGGCATCAATATCTCTATAGTCAGTTTAATACAAGAAAAGACACCTCAAGCTATAATAGGAAGAGTAATGAGTATAAATACAATGGTTTCTACCAGGCTTATTCCCCTATCTTACGGGCTAGTTTCCATTCTTCTTAGCATGAATATTGGCGTTAATTTCATTCTCCTGGGTGCTGGCACAGTAGTTGTATTATTTAGCTTACTGCTTACCCTAAAAGCATCAGCCTTGAAAAATTTATAA